From Tiliqua scincoides isolate rTilSci1 chromosome 2, rTilSci1.hap2, whole genome shotgun sequence, the proteins below share one genomic window:
- the LOC136641795 gene encoding E3 ubiquitin-protein ligase TRIM39-like: MASASVEENIMCSICLEYMTNPVSVDCGHSFCKGCITNYCEAQEGPLQCPICKATIKKGNFRPNWQLADVVEKIKHQSPSPGKGDLCVRHKEKLHLFCKEEKEFMCLICERSPEHRSHTVLLLEEAAEEYKGRFRSSVEMLKKEREKILAYKADTKTESQDLLMQTKTKRERAAVAFRQLHQFLEEQEKLLLGQMKEVEKEIARRRDDHMAKLSEELSSLESLIREMEEKCQQPASELLQDVRSILQRYEKKKTFENPVAFPPALRWKNWEVCGISPFLECAIKEFKDILESGFHWQYENVTLDPNMAHPKLVLSKDRKSVKMEGECKDLPTWPVVLGHEGFTAGRHFWEVTVGREGRWAVGVIRKSLGKKDKFDFCPKEGVWAVGKFGDKYKVFEPPFSPPVSVSLELKRIRVTLNCDEKKVSFFDANTAVHIYTYSGISCCEETLHPCLSVKEGHLTLSP; encoded by the exons ATGGCATCAGCCTCAGTGGAAGAGAATATTATGTGCTCCATCTGCTTGGAGTATATGACTAACCCAGTGTCTGTGGACTGTGGCCACAGCTTCTGCAAGGGCTGCATCACCAACTACTGTGAGGCACAGGAAGGACCACTGCAGTGTCCCATCTGCAAAGCCACAATCAAGAAAGGGAATTTTCGACCAAACTGGCAACTGGCAGATGTAGTAgaaaaaattaaacatcaatCACCTAGTCCAGGAAAAGGGGATTTATGTGTGAGACACAAGGAAAAACTCCATCTGTTCTgcaaagaggagaaggaatttaTGTGTTTGATTTGTGAGCGATCCCCAGAACATCGATCACATACTGTTCTTCTCTTGGAAGAAGCCGCTGAGGAATACAAG GGCCGGTTCCGTAGCTCTGTGGAGATgttgaagaaagagagagagaaaattctgGCATATAAGGCAGACACAAAAACGGAAAGCCAAGACCTTCTC ATGCAAACAAAAACGAAGAGGGAACGGGCAGCTGTTGCCTTCAGACAACTGCACCAGTTTCTGGAAGAACAGGAGAAACTTCTGCTGGGCCAGATGaaagaggtggagaaggagattgCAAGGCGAAGAGATGATCACATGGCCAAGCTCTCAGAAGAGCTCTCTTCTCTTGAAAGTCTCATCCGGGAAATGGAAGAAAAGTGTCAGCAGCCAGCAAGTGAACTCctgcag GATGTTAGAAGCATCTTGCAGAG atatgaaaagaagaaaacatttgagaatcctgtggcttttcctcctgcGCTGAGATGGAAGAACTGGGAAGTCTGTGGTATAAGTCCCTTTCTAGAGTGTGCCATAAAAGAATTCAAAG ACATTCTGGAATCTGGATTTCACTGGCAGTATG AAAATGTGACTCTGGATCCAAACATGGCTCATCCCAAACTCGTTCTGTCTAAGGATCGTAAAAGTGTGAAAATGGAAGGTGAATGTAAAGATCTGCCTACTTGGCCTGTTGTGCTGGGCCATGAAGGATTCACAGCAGGCAGACACTTCTGGGAAGTCACTGTGGGAAGAGAGGGAAGATGGGCTGTGGGGGTCATTAGGAAGTCTTTGGGGAAGAAGGACAAGTTTGATTTTTGTCCTAAGGAAGGGGTCTGGGCTGTGGGGAAGTTCGGAGATAAATACAAGGTTTTTGAACCCCCTTTTTCCCCTCCTGTGTCTGTGAGCCTGGAGCTTAAGAGGATTCGAGTGACTCTGAACTGTGATGAGAAGAAGGTGTCCTTTTTTGATGCTAATACAGCAGTCCATATATACACTTACTCAGGAATCTCATGCTGTGAAGAGACCCTCCACCCTTGCTTATCAGTCAAAGAAGGCCACCTGACGCTCTCTCCCTGA